atatcttcagaatatgtccttaccatttttcttcaaaaacaaataataataataataaaatgagtaaaagTACATGCACAATAAAACtattcacatgaatacttaacaaacacacatattaaactatttcatcattgatcaaatagccAATATTTCTTTCAGGATTctcaaagaaattagatacaCAATAATGAGTGGtgaaattttcataatttgaaacaaaatttgtttccttttctttgtcatcctttttcaaggATGCTTAATAAAGATCAACAaagtgccttggggtacgacaggtacgtgaccaatggccctttccaccacaacggaagcaTTTATCCTTAATTGACTTACTTTGtccattatttatttctttatctcACTTCTAGTGAGATCCTCTTTTTTGAACATAATTCATTTTCCTTCCATAACTTTTCTTGCTACTAAAAcattgccatttacctcttttgGGGTAGtttgccgcatttacttcaaGAAATGGGGCAGCGCCAGCTGGGCGTGCTTCATGATTCTTTTAAGAGCAACTCATTGTTGTgctcagcaacaagaaggcaagaaattagctcaaaattttttttaaatcctttttctcGATTGCTACTGCAGGAGCATATTCGAGGCATGAAAGGTCGAGAAAGTTTTTCTTAACATATCGAGCTTGAGAAAGTATCACatgattgtacctttcttcaaggtctttccacagatctgcaggatcttttaatgtgagatattcatttttcaatcatacgtCAAGATGACGATGAAGGAAAATCATGGccttggctttatccttctgagatgcattattttttaaccttaatggtatctccaagatccattgaatcaagatggattttaacatctagtatccatgataaataattattttcagatatatctagagcattatattcaagatgaaagagttttgacataataaaaatttgttacctgaagTCTTCCTAAAACTTCGTTAGAGtttcgtgctgataacgtgttataaaataactaaataaacaaattaGGAAGAgattacaaatataaaatatggaaATATAATTCGAAAACTCTCGTAGTAATTTTTACTTGAATTACTATATcaatataatagatataatcatgtatttaataataaaatatataagagaGACAATAGTGTACaagagagagagtgaaaaaTGTTATATTCTTATTGTTGTTGTACTATTGTAACGTTGCTTTTACTATTTATACAGACGAGGAACTTTTGATTTCAACCttcattaattttaaacttgccttaaaaaattattccttCCGTATAGAAAATATTAGCCGCCTAATTTCATAAATGGACATTCAATTGTTTTTTATCACAACACTTTTtaccattttttatattttaaaaatattaagtgttataaaaatattaatgtttcaGTCATtttagtcatcaattttaattatatattttataNNNNNNNNNNNNNNNNNNNNNNNNNNNNNNNNNNNNNNNNNNNNNNNNNNNNNNNNNNNNNNNNNNNNNNNNNNNNNNNNNNtttattttagtaataattgaggaatataaaataaaaaaatgcatacattaaaagataaaataaaagaagtaaGTTATAGTTCTTTAGTTTTACAACTATGACTCTAAATATTATACTAAATAAAAAGGAGATGgagattataaatttataacaaaGAATTAGAATGAGACGTGCGCATCACTCAaataattgagagaatcgattaataaatatataaaataattttaaatgcacaattatgaatatgaataaaaatattttttgaaataataaaaatttaattacataaaaatatacattataAATCTATAATAATTCTAGGACttgttaataatttataaaatgtctaagattatttttattaaaaaaattatatatacataaaaaattaactattatatattttgtatataatatatgtgttattttatttttaatgtgtatttttttattttaatatatattttatgtgggtaatttttttttcatgtgcATATAATATAGTCgtatctttattaatttttgttcatATTCTGACCCAACACTATAGTCCAGGTCCAAAGAAGTAAAAAAGGTCCAATCCAAAGATTGACCTTCACCACCCAACCGAGGTCGGGCTCGACATAAGACGCCTCCCCAAAGAGGTCGGACCAGAGATGAGCTGGtagataacacttattcaaataagtaactgcccccAAAATTTCTCAACCCATTTCTAGAAGCCATATTTCAAtaaccctaagataaagggacggttattcACCTTCAGAAGTCGAACTACTCCAATGGTGGTTATtggatcaccactataaatacattgacacccctcaggtatccgATCCCTAAGTTCCAATACTCTCTAAACATGCTAAatctcttgctaacttaggcatcggagtgtctttgcaggtaccactccCCATTCTCCAAAACTGACAACTTGGACGGCGGCTCCCAGACGTGAACCAAGTCGGAGACCACCTTCCGGTAATACTTGGGCCAATCCTTCAAGCCCAATACACCTATTTCAGGTTACCCACGTAacattggcgctgttgccggggaactGGGAGATCAACCCATGATAATGGACGACCTTAAGGAGGACGAAAATACTGCGTTCGAATCCAAACAAGAAAACCAGGATGCTGGTAACAATGACAGAGCCATAGTTACCATGCAAGGAGCGGcaaaccatcacaaagaaggCCTCTCATGGGTGAAAGATCCAAAGGGGAACCCTCTGAAGCGCACAAACTAGGAAAAGAGGGACAACTTTATGCAGCCGACCTCATGGGATTGCTCCACGGCCACCAAGGACGGCGGAGCAACTAGAACAAGAACTAGAGCGACAACGAGAAGCGGAGAGAAACTTGAGAAGAGAGGTCGAGCGACGAAAAGAGCTCGAAGAAAAGCTCTTGAGGTTGGAATCCAATCTCCGAGGTCGAAACTCTCGTAGTGACTAAGAAGACTCCCCCTTGGGGGGAGAAGACCTGTTCAGTGAGGACATAACGAGGGCAAAAGTtctaaaaaactttaaaagCTCCGATATGGACCTATACGACGGGACTACCGACCCAAAGCATCACCTGAGTAAttttaaaagtcggatgtacctagccGACGCTTCTGATGCTACTCGCTGTAAGGCCTTTCCGACGACTTTGACAAaggcagcgatgaagtggttcgatagcctcccTCCCAGGTCGGTTACCAGCTTCGAGGACTTCTCCCGAAAGTTTCTCATGCGATTTTCaatccagaaggataaagtaaAGCACGCACTGAGTCTCCTGGGAGTAAAACAGGAGGTCAGAAAACCTTTGAGGGactacatggaaaggttcaacaaggcGTGTCTAGAAATTCAAAATCTGCATACAGAAGCAGTAATTATAGACCTAGTAAATGGACTCCGAGAAGGTCATTTCTCTCAGTCCATCTTGAAAAGGCATCCGACTTCTTTGAGTGATGTACCAGAAAGAGCTGAGAAGTACATTAATATGGAGGAAAATGCCAGGCTACGAGAACCCAGCTGGCGACCTGGGCACTCTCACCCATCAAGGGAAAAGGAGAGGgagcccaagaaaaaagaagaagtcgGGCCTGAAAGGCCTAGAagatatcactcttatactcctctgcGAGTTTTTCTAGTCGACATCTATAGGAAAATTTGCCATACTGAAAAGCTACCTCCCCCTAGGCCCATCAAGAATAAGAAAGGGGGAAGTTGTAGTGAATACCGCGAGTACCATAAACTATATGGGCTCTCAACAAATGATTATTACGACttgaaaaatgtgatagaaaagctggccaaAGAAGGTCAGCTTGACAGAATCTCACGGAAAGGTCGGACCCTCATGGCAAGAGGAAGCGAGATGAGGAGGATCGAAGAGATCCGCCACCGCAGACCCCGAAAAGACATAAACATATGATCTCAGGGGGATTTACTGGAGGAGGTCTCACAAAGTCATCTCGCAAGAGGCACCTGAAGGAAGTCTACTAGGTCGGGGGAAAACTGCCCGACCTCCGAACCATCTCCTTCACTAAAAAAGATGGGCAGGACATTATTCCCGGACATGATGATCCGGTAGTGATTACCATGATCCTTACCAATGCCCATCTACACAGAACCTTGGTGGACCAGGGGAGTTTGACAGACATCCTGTTCAAACCAGCATTTGAAAAGCTGGGATTGGACGAAAAGGAATTGAGGGCATACCCTGATACCCTGTAGGGGTTGGGGGATACACCCATAAAACCACTAGGATTCATACCCTTACATACAAATTTTGGAAAGGGGATGAAATTCAAGACTCTAATCATCGACTTCATAGTCGTTGATGTAGGTTCAACCTATAATGCTTTAATAGGCAGAACAATCCTAAATCGGCTCAGAGCAGTGGTGTCTACCCTcccacctttgcatgaaattcccaacgcCTGGGAGAATTGAAACCATCAGGGGAGATCAGAAACTGGCaagaaaatgctacaatgaaagcctagaCCTGAGAGGAAAAGGCAAGGAGGTTTACACCATTGAGCTCGGAGGAGTTCGAGCTAAAGAAGAGTTACGACCACAATCCGGGGGAAAGACTGAAGAGGTACAGGTCGGAAAGGAGGAAGGAAAGAATACcaacataggagccaacctgaAAGAAGACTTGAAGCAGAAGCTTATAAGGCTACTACAAGAGAATtctgacctcttcgcctggaaagcctccgacatgcccGGGATAGATCCCGAACTCATGTCGCATAAACTGTCGGTATACCTCGGATCATGACCTGTTCAGCAGAGAAGACGGAAGCTCATCCCTGAACGAGCTCAAGTGGTGGAAGAACAAATACGAGCCCTCCAAGAAGTCGGCTTCATCAGAGAGCTCAAATATCTGGCTTGGTTGGCAAATGTGGGGCTAGTCAAGAAACATAACagcaagtggagaatgtgcgttGACTACACCGACTTGAATAAGGCTGTCCAAAGGACCCATATCCACTTCCAAATATTGATATGCTAAGTAGATTCTAGCTCGGGATATCAAATCGTcgttcatggatgcatactcgggatataaccaaattatGATGTACAagccggatcaagaaaaaacatcTTTCATCACGCCCAGAGCAAATTATTGCTATGTGGTTATGCCTTTTGGGTTAAAAAATAcaggagccacatatcaaaggctgatgaataAGGTGTTTGCACCTCACCTTGGGAGtctaatggaagtatacgtaGATGATATACTAGTAAAAACCAAGGATGAGACCGACCTCTTGACCAACCTCTCGCAAGTTTTCAACAACATAAGGACACACAGGATGAGGTTGAATCCCGCAAAGTGCACCTTTGCAGTAGAGCCTAGAAAATTTCTAGGattcatgctaacacaaaggGGGATAGAAGATAACCCCGATAAGTGTAGAGTAGTCCTGGAAATGAAAAGTCCAACTTGCTTGAGGGAGGTCCAGCAACTGAATGGCTGACTTGCAGCTCTCTCCAGGTTCTTAGCCGGATCAGCATTAAGATCCCTGCCGCTCTTTTCTCTACTAAGAAAGGGATGccagttcgaatggactcctgagtgcgaaGAAGCATTCCAAaagttcaaaagattttttAGCCAACCTCCAATTCTGACTCGACCTAAAGTCAGGGAAGAGCTCGTCTTGTATTTGTCCGTAGCCGATAAAGCTGTGGCATCAGCACTAATACGGGAGGATGAGGTCAGGCAGCATCCTGAGTACTTCACCAGCAAAGTCCTACAAGGCCCCGAATTAAGGTATCAAAAACTCGAGAAGTTTGCGTATGCCTTAACAGTAGCCTCTCGAAGGCTGCGATCTTATTTCCAAGCTCATACAATAAAAGTCCAAACGAACCAGCCTATAAAGCAAATACTTCAAAAAACAGACATTACGggcagaatggttcaatgggctaTAGAGCTATCTGAGTTTGACCTTAagtatgaaactcggacagcaattaaAGCTCAATGCCTCATCGACTTAGTAGCAGAATACGCGGGAGATCAAGAGGAAGCCTCCACAGCGTCGGAGTTATATGTGGATGGGTCTTCCAACAAGGTCGGAAGTggtgcaggcataatattggtcaACCAAGAGGGAACTCAAATAGAAGTCTCcttcaaatttgaattcccgGCTTCCAATAATTAGGAAGAATATAAAGCCTTGATTACGGGGTTGAAGCTAGCAGAGGAAGTCGGTGCAGCCAAAATAGTGGTCTTCAGCAACTCTCAGGTAGTGACCTCCTAGATCAATGGAGAGTATCAGGCTAAAAACcctaatatgaaaaggtacttagACAAAACTTTGGAGTACCTTAGGCGGTTCTCAGAAATCGAGGTCAAACACATAACTCAGGATCTCAACAGTAGAGCAAACGCCCTCTCCAAAttagcaagtaccaagccaGGAGGGAATAAAAAAAGCCTGATCCAGGAAACAATCCAAGAACCCTCTGTGACAAAAACAGAGGCTAAACAAGATGTCTTTGAGGTATCCGGATtagacctcggatggatgaacccaTTAATCAAATACATCAAATTTGACATCCTacccaaagaggaaaaagatGCAAAAAAAATCCGGAGGAAAACACAGCACTACACCTTGGTGAAGAATATCCTCTATAAAAGAGGAATATCCACACCATTGTTGAAGTGTGTCCCGACCTCAAGGACGACAGATGTCATCTCAGAACAAGGTCTTTGCCTAGGAAAGTCGTCCGAGCCGGGTTctattggccgaccttgcagaaagatgccaccGAGTTCGTAAAATGTCAGTCATGCCAAATGCATGCAAATTTTCACGTCACTTCCCCTGAGGAACTCATCAACATAACTTCTCCAcggccttttgcaaaatggggattAGTCTTACTCGGACCCTTACTCCAAGTGTCTGGACAAGTAAAATACCTAATAGTGGGAGTGGACTACTTTACGAAGTGGATCAAAGCAGAACCTTTGGCCACTATCACAGCTCAGATAATTCGGAAGTTCCTCTACAAGAATATCATTACAAGGTATGGAGTTTCTCACTCtatcaccacagataatggtacccagttcagcCACTCTACGTTTAGAAACCTGGTAGCCAGCATGAAGATCaaacatcagttcacctcggttGAACACCCACAAGTAAACAGGCGAGCtgaggcagccaacaaagttaTACTGGCCGGATTAAAGAAAAGGttgcaagatgcaaagggagcctgggctgaagaacTCCCTCAAGTattatgggcatatcggactaCGCCTCAATCTaccacaggagaaacacccttccgacttgcttatggcatagaagccatgataccagtACAAATCAACGAGCAAAGTCCAAGGGTGGGGTTCTATGATGAAGTCAACAACATTCAGGCACACAAGAAGAACTTGAATTACTCCGTGAAGTCCGAGAACGAGCCCAGATAAAGGAAGCAGTGCTGAAGCAAAGGATGACAAACACatacaacaagaaagtcattcgaagaacctTCACCTCTAACGACTTGGTCCTGATTAGAAATGACATCGGCGTTAACAAGTCGGGTGAGGGAAAACTCGCTGCTAATGGGAAAGGACCATACAAGATACGAGAAGTCCTAGGAAAGGGATACTATAAGGTAACCGACTTGAGCGGTACCGAggtaccaaggtcatggcatgcttgtaatataaagaggtactatagttagaagCGAACTCCACTCCCTGATGTATTGTTTTTCCCGACTTCACGGTTTATTTCTCAAAAAAGGATTTTCCTGAAgagggttttaacgaggcatcaaagTGGGGGTTAAGGGCTAATAAATCTTAAGAATCCCTTAGTAGCTAAGATTAAAAGTTACCTCCatcaataaataaagatcttttctATCTCTATATAATTCCATTGCTATTATCGTTATCCTACGAAACCCACCGATATAAGCTCGaaaaaacgtgaaaatcccatgaccGACCGAAGTGGTTggcaggataaaacgacgaggtacaaatCAGTGTAAAGAGGTTACAAAGACGATCATGATAACTCGGAATCCTGGCGATCAACTAGTCAGAAATCCCGAGAAAATTGAAATGCATCGCAAGAATAACCTAAGTTACAGAAACAAttcaataaacaaaaaattaaatatgtggGAAATACAAAAGAGATAAGAAAAATCATTCAAGGGTAAATCGACGCGGTCATTAAAGAAACACGTCGTTACCAATATAATTGCTCACACGTGTAAATGCGAAACCTCAACAGACATGACATTTGATTAGACATGGTGGTTAAAAACACGTTGGTTCCCAACCAAGATCACGTTGGTTCTCTACTTGAACAATCTCGAGGTCAATTAATACTCGAATCCAACTCATaagtaggggtggcaaacgggcctaaacCCGTCGGGCCAGCCcgcgtaacccgccaaaaaaggcAGGCTGGGTTGAAAAATTGGGACCACCAAATAGTAAAAGCCCgcctaacccgcaccgcttaaaccgtGGGCTTCGGCGGGGCGGGGGNNNNNNNNNNNNNNNNNNNNNNNNNNNNNNNNNNNNNNNNNNNNNNNNNNNNNNNNNNNNNNNNNNNNNNNNNNNNNNNNNNNNNNNNNNNNNNNNNNNNNNNNNNNNNNNNNNNNNNNNNNNNNNNNNNNNNNNNNNNNNNNNNNNNNNNNNNNNNNNNNNNNNNNNNNNNNNNNNNNNNNNNNNNNNNNNNNNNNNNNNNNNNNNNNNNNNNNNNNNNNNNNNNNNNNNNNNNNNNNNNNNNNNNNNNNNNNNNNNNNNNNNNNNNNNNNNNNNNNNNNNNNNNNNNNNNNNNNNNNNNCCAAAAGGCGGGCTTTCGGCGGagcggggcggggcgggcttccccgcTTGCCATCCCTACTCATAAGCAAAGAGATCGGACTCGAGTAGGAGCACTGTTCATACACTGGCGCAAAACTATGGTCCAGGCCCAAAGAAGCCAaaaaggcccaatccaaagaTTGGCCTTCACCACCCAAGGGCTCGACATAAGACGCCTCCCCAAAGAGGTCGGACCAGAAATGAGCTGGCAGATaatacttattcaaataagtaattgCCCccaaaatctctcaacccacttctaGAAGCTATATCTCAAcaaccctaagataaagggatggTTATCCACCTTCAGAaatggaactactccaacggtggttattggatcaccactataaatacactgacacccctcaggtatcccTAAGTTCCAATACTCTCTAAACCTACTAAaccccttgctaacttaagcatcggagtgtctttgcaggtaccactccCCAttctccaaaacttacaactcgGACGGCGGCTCCCAAACGTGAACCAAGTTGGAGACCACCTTCTGGTAACGCTTGGGCCAATCCTTCAAGTCCAATTCACCTATTTCATGTTACCCACGTaataatttctattttaaaaattaaagctTTAAATATCTACCACATCAACTATTTtgataaatacaaatatattatatttttattaaatagaatcataaatattaaaataaaataaaataacattgaatcactacTCGAATTAGTtcaaaagttaaatttttaagttagtaattattatttttaataattttttaatgtgaATGAACTAATTGTATAAATATCTatactaataattttatatgacaTTTTTCTACTACAATATTTTGGGTCTATAATCacgattttatataatatttttctacTATAATATTTTGGGTCTATAGTCACAATTTTTTACCATGACAAAAaaatctatggtcacgattttttaaaaaatggtgGCCTAAAAGAATCCATAGTCACGATTTTAGGAGTAACCTAAAAAAgtttatggtcacggttttggaggATGACCTAAAAGGGGTCTATGATCATGGTTTTGAAAGTGACCTAAAAGGATTTATggttatagttttttttaaaaagagtgacctaaaagggtaGACTCACGATTTTTGGGGTTATctaaaagggtctatgatcacaattttgggGGATGACCTAAAGCTatctatagtcacggttttgAAGAGTGACCTAAAATGTTCTGTagttacaattttttaaaatggcctaaaaatatttatggtcaCAATTTTACAAAAGGGTAACCTAAATGAAATCTGTGGTCACGATTTTTGAAAGAGACTTAAAAGAGGTATTTGGTCACGTTTTCCTTTTTGCCTCCCAAAATAGCGTCATTTTGCTGTTGTTAAAAAAATACCCTAACCCCAATTCCCCCTCCCCTCACTTGCGTCTCTCAATGTCTCACTCACACACTCACTAATACACTCAGAAAGGGGTCTTCTTCTCGCAGCCACCAGCCACATCGTCGCCACCGGCCACCGCCACCGCACTGCTCCCTAAGTCGTCGTTGAGTGCACGGCATCGTCGCTTCCGTATGTAGCTCGTTGCACTACATCGTCGCGTGTTGGTGCTTCCCGTGCGTTTGTCGTCGTCGTTGTTGCTTCCTCAGCCGGCATTGCTCGCGGTCGTTGTTGCCTTGCCATTTGCGTCGTCACCGTGGTTGGTTTATCTCTTCTCTTTGTCTACGTTGTCTGCATTCTTAGGTATGTTTATTCCCTCTTTCTCTAACCTCTTCGCCTAATAATGTACCAAATTcctaaactaaaaactaaattgagctttaattttttattaagttgtAATCTCATAACTTTAAATCTATTAACTTGCCCACCAATTTTAATTAATGCGATGTATTAGTAACTaagtataaatttatttttttattagaatttttatttttattttgttgctgaTTTTTTTACTAATTGTTTTTACTAATTACTCAATCATTAAAAAGCACTGCATTTGTATGCAAGTTAATGCTAGATGAGTATTTCTTGATTATGTTTGTCTCAACTGCTGCTGTTCATTGAGTTTTGAGATTTTCTTTTATCTCATTTTCATTTGTAGTTGACTATATGAATGAATTGATGATGGGCTGTCAACCATTTCTTAGAGAATGTGTGTACTGATTTTAATCTTAAAGATAATTTAGCATTATTTATGTTGCGTTGTCTAATTGAGTACTTTTACAATCATGTGAATAAAATAGCccaatttttagtaatttttttattttatttttcattgtctTACTGGGGTTATATAATGCATAATGTTCAAAACTTTTTGATAATTTTGtcttaaaacttttattttaaatgtgttGTTGATTGTGATCAGTATCatcatgtttatttatttattttgcaaaTGTAGAACTTTGGGTTGAATTGGTAATTCAGTCTATTTGATGGATttgcatatttaaaaaattgatttgctAGTTTAAAGTCTATGTTGTTCTTATGGCATTTTACCTTGTCATGTGGTATAAATACAATCTATGTTTTAATTACTGGCagaaattttcatatttatacATGCCAGTTTGTTGTATTGGCTTGTATATGATGCTTATCTTGTTTGTGGTGATTTTAACAGGTTTGTGACAAATTTTGATGAGAGTTCATTTCACTTTATTGATTGCATATATAATCACGTCAACACTAAAGTAAAGGTAGGCATGGCTTTTCTATTCTTctaatctattttttctttgatcGTAGTATTATAGCAGTTTAGACTATATAGATTTTCAGGCAGAAAGAATCACAACTGCAAATCCTTCATCAGGCTCATCTTTGATCACTCCTGTTAGAAATGCATCGCGGTTCACAGAAATCGTCATCTAATCCAGTATGACATTGACACTTCAGTTGCTATAGTAATGATGAAGTAGGATAAGTTGATATGACAAATTTGAAGCAAATAGGATGATGAAGCATATCTAGTCTAGCAGGACAAGTTTATCTAAAtgtaatattttgatattttttatattttttttaagaaattttatttagtattacaTGTAATGGATAAATTATACCCTATTTTGATTTGTGTTATTtggactaaaaaaataatatctaacttataatgtaaattttatgatttagatttattgaatttcttcattttagacttattttgtgattatcaTAATTTTGGAATGTgattatacttttaaaaaaataaatcttaaataacaaaataaattatgatcacggttttaaaatagaattatggTCACGttaaaaaccgtgaccatagataaggctatggtcacgttTTTTCAAAAGAGTGATCATAGAATAAACTATGGTCACAATTTTAAAACAGGTCACactaaaactgtgaccatagataaaattaaggtcatgattttttaaaaaggtGACTATAGAGTAAGTTATGGTCACAATTTTAAAACAGGATGACCATATATAAGCTATGGTCAcgctaaaaccgtgaccataactCTATTTTCAAAAGGATAACCATAGAGTGAGCTATGGTCGCAGTTTTAAAATAGGatgaccatagataaggttaTGGTAatggttttttaaaaaagtgaCCATGAAACAGCCTATGATCACAGTTTTATAAAAAGGTGACCATAAAGAAGACTATAGTCACGGTTTAAAACAAG
The Arachis duranensis cultivar V14167 chromosome 5, aradu.V14167.gnm2.J7QH, whole genome shotgun sequence genome window above contains:
- the LOC107488424 gene encoding uncharacterized protein LOC107488424 encodes the protein MDLYDGTTDPKHHLSNFKSRMYLADASDATRCKAFPTTLTKAAMKWFDSLPPRSVTSFEDFSRKFLMRFSIQKDKVKHALSLLGVKQEVRKPLRDYMERFNKACLEIQNLHTEAVIIDLVNGLREGHFSQSILKRHPTSLSDVPERAEKYINMEENARLREPSWRPGHSHPSREKEREPKKKEEVGPERPRRYHSYTPLRVFLVDIYRKICHTEKLPPPRPIKNKKGGSCSEYREYHKLYGLSTNDYYDLKNVIEKLAKEGQLDRISRKGRTLMARGSEMRRIEEIRHRRPRKDINI